In Edaphobacter paludis, a single window of DNA contains:
- the tuf gene encoding elongation factor Tu, which translates to MGKEKFDRSKPHVNIGTIGHIDHGKTTLTAAITKVLAKHNPNNKFRSFDTIDNAPEERERGITIATSHVEYETPNRHYAHVDCPGHADYIKNMITGAAQMDGAILVVAATDGPMPQTKEHVLLARQVGVPYIVVFLNKCDAVEDEELIELVEMEVRELLSKYDYPGDDTPIIRGSALGALNGEAKWEEKIDELMAAVDKYVPQPERAVDLPFLMPIEDIFSISGRGTVVTGRIERGKIKVGEACSIVGFRDTQQTVCTGVEMFKKQLDEGLAGDNAGLLLRGIAKEDVERGMVLAKPGSITPHTQFKGEIYVLSKEEGGRHTPFFNGYRPQFYFRTTDVTGSAKLPEGTEMVMPGDNIQLEITLHTPVAMEKGLRFAIREGGRTVGAGTISEIIK; encoded by the coding sequence ATGGGCAAGGAAAAGTTTGACCGGTCAAAGCCGCACGTAAACATTGGGACGATCGGACACATCGATCATGGCAAGACGACGCTGACGGCGGCGATTACGAAGGTTCTGGCGAAGCATAACCCGAACAACAAGTTTCGTTCGTTTGATACGATCGACAACGCTCCGGAAGAGCGTGAGCGCGGTATCACGATCGCGACCTCGCACGTGGAGTACGAGACTCCGAACCGGCACTATGCGCACGTTGACTGCCCGGGCCACGCCGACTACATCAAGAACATGATCACGGGCGCAGCGCAGATGGACGGCGCGATCCTGGTGGTGGCAGCGACCGACGGTCCGATGCCGCAGACGAAAGAGCATGTGCTGCTGGCGCGCCAGGTTGGCGTTCCTTACATCGTGGTGTTTCTGAACAAGTGCGATGCGGTTGAGGACGAAGAGCTGATCGAGTTGGTGGAGATGGAGGTTCGCGAGCTGTTGTCGAAGTATGACTACCCTGGCGACGATACTCCGATCATCCGTGGCTCGGCACTGGGCGCGTTGAACGGCGAAGCGAAGTGGGAAGAGAAGATCGACGAGCTGATGGCGGCGGTGGACAAGTATGTTCCCCAGCCGGAGCGCGCGGTTGACCTTCCGTTCCTGATGCCGATTGAAGACATCTTTTCGATCTCGGGCCGTGGCACGGTAGTCACGGGCCGTATCGAGCGTGGCAAGATCAAGGTTGGCGAGGCTTGCTCGATCGTCGGCTTCCGCGACACGCAGCAGACGGTGTGCACGGGCGTGGAGATGTTCAAGAAGCAGCTGGACGAAGGTCTGGCGGGCGATAATGCCGGTCTTCTGCTGCGCGGTATCGCGAAGGAAGATGTGGAGCGTGGCATGGTGCTGGCGAAGCCGGGATCGATTACGCCGCACACCCAGTTCAAGGGCGAGATCTACGTGTTGAGCAAGGAAGAAGGCGGACGTCATACCCCGTTCTTCAACGGCTATCGTCCTCAGTTTTATTTCCGCACCACGGACGTGACCGGATCGGCGAAGCTGCCGGAGGGCACGGAGATGGTGATGCCGGGCGACAACATCCAGTTG